The segment CTCGTTCACGTCAGAGCGAGATGCGCTGGGTGATAGCGGCGAGACCCGTTCCCTAAATCCAGTCAGGATTTCCCGCGGCGCCAGCAAACGCCGGTTGCTGATTATTCCCCAATTGCTATATTGGCGGTTTCCGCGCCAGTACAAGATCTCGATAAGTCAGGATGAAACGGCAATGGCCAAAGCATGTGAAATCTGCGGCAAGGGCCCGCAGGTCGGAAATCAGGTGACCCTCCGTGGTAAAGCGAAGTACCTCGGCGGCGTCGGTACGAAAATCACCGGCATCACCCGTCGCAAGTTCAAGCCGAATCTGCAGGCGGTCAAAGTGGTGACCCCGGGCGGTACGCACAAGACCCAACAGGTTTGCGCCCAGTGCATTCGCAGCGGCCGCGTGAAGAAGGTCGTTCGCCACAAACCGTTCAAGCTGCCGTCCGAAGAAAAAGCGGCGAAGTAAGCTCGGTTTCGTAATTCGATCTCGCCTGGACGCTGGAGATTCGCGATGAGCCTTTCTCAACACGAAGTCAAAAAAGTGTCGCTATTGGCGCGGCTGCTCCTCACGGAGGAAGAGCTGACGACGATGACCGGGCAGATCAGCGATATCGTCGGTTACGTCGAGCAACTCAATGAGCTCGACACGACCGACGTCGAACCGATGGCCCATGCGGTGGAACAGTTCAACGTGTTCGCCGCCGATGAAGTCGCGCCTTCCCTCTCGCGCGACGAGGCGCTGGCGAACGCTCCGAAACGGGACGACGAATGTTTTCGCGTCCCGGCCGTCTTGGGCGAATAGTCGGGTTGAGCGAACTCGCGTCGCTCGCCCGTGCTTGGCGAAGCGCATCGCCGGCGGTATCGTGTCGGCAACGCTTCTTGACGCTCCATCACCGAACTCGCGGACTCCGGGGAACCGATGTCTTTGATTCACGCCTCCGCCGCACAACTGCTTACGCAGCTTGAGTCGGGCGAGATTACCTCGGTCGAACTGACGAAGGCCTGTCTGGCCCAGATCGACGCCGCCGACAAAGAAGTTGGCGCCTTTCTTAAAGTCATGACGGACTCCGCTCTAGAGCAAGCCGAAAGCGTCGACGCTCGGCGAAAAAAGGGAGAAAAGCTAGGTCGCTTGGCTGGGATTCCGGTCGCGATCAAGGATCTCCTCTGCACCAAAGGGGAAGTCACCACGTGTGCGTCGAAAATGCTGGAGAACTTCGTTCCTCCGTATGACGCCACCGTGATCACCAAGTTGAAAGCGGCCGACGCGGTCTTGATCGGCAAGACCAACATGGACGAGTTCGCCATGGGCGGCTCGACCGAAAACTCGGCGCTCGGCAAGACCCGCAATCCGTGGAACCTGAAATGCGTTCCGGGCGGATCGAGCGGCGGCGCCGCAGCTTGTTTGGCTGCGTCGATGGCCCCGCTTTCGATCGGCACCGACACCGGCGGTTCGATTCGCCAACCCGCTTCGTTCTGCGGCGTCGTCGGTTTGAAGCCGACCTACGGCGTGGTCAGCCGCTACGGTTTGATCGCGTTCGCCAGCAGCTTGGATCAGATCGGCCCGATGGCCCGAAGTGCCGAAGATACGGCGATCTTGCTGGAAGCGATCGCCGGCTACGACGCGAAAGACTCGACCTCGGCCAACGTGAAGACGCCGGCCTACTCGCAGTCGGTCAAGCAGCCGCTAAAGGGTTTGCGTCTGGGCGTGGTGAAAGAGCACTTTGGCGAAGGGCTCGACAGCGAAGTCGAAGCGTCGGTCCGCGAGGCGATCAACGTTTACAAGTCGCTTGGCGCCACGGTGACCGACGTCTCGCTGCCGCATAGCAAGTACGGCATCGCGGTCTACTACATCATCGCTCCGAGCGAAGCGTCAAGTAACCTGGCCCGCTTCGACGGCGCCCACTATGGGCATCGCTGCGACGAAGCGAAGATGCTCGAGCAACTGGCCAAAGAGCGAGCTGCGTTGGAAGCGTCGGGCGATGAAAAACTGCTGGGCGGACTCGATACGTCGCTCGTTCGCATGTATCGCCAAAGCCGCGCCGAAGGGTTCGGTCCGGAAGTCAAACGCCGCATCATGCTTGGCACTTACACGCTGAGCGCTGGCTATTACGACGCCTACTACCTGAAGGCGCTCAAAGTTCGCCGCCTGATCCGTCAGGACTACGACGCGGCGTTCAAGAACGTCGACTTGGTGATTGGCCCAACGGCGCCGACTCCTTCGTTTGAAGCCGGGACCAAGACCGACGATCCGTTGGCGATGTACCTGGGCGACCTTTACACGGTGACGGCCAACCTGGCCGGGATCGGCGGGATTTCGCTGCCGTGCGGGTTCTCGAAGAGCGGCATGCCGATCGGCATTCAACTGCAAGGTCCGCCGCTGGCCGAAGAGCGTCTGCTGCAAGCGGCCCACATGTATCAAACTGCGACCGACTGGCACGAGCGGAGACCGGAACTGTCATGAGCGAGTCGCCCTACGAAATCATCATCGGGCTGGAAGTCCACGTCCAACTAGCGACCCAGACGAAGCTCTTCTGCCGCTGCAGCACCAAGTACGGTGCGCCGCCGAACACGCAGACCTGCCCGGTTTGCCTGGCAATGCCGGGAACGCTGCCGGTCATGAATCGTCACGCCTTTGAGCTGGCGATGCAGACCGCATGTGCGCTGAACCTCGAGATTCCCCGCTTTACGAAGTGGGACCGCAAGAACTACTACTACCCGGACTTGCCGAAGGGTTACCAGATCAGCCAATACGATCTGCCGATGTCGCAGAACGGCTATCTGCTGATCAGCGATCCGAAGGGACAGTTCGAGCCGCGCAAGGTCCGGATCATCCGGGCTCACCTCGAAGAGGACGCCGGCAAGAGCATGCATGACGAAGCGGCCGGCAAAGCCGACAGCCGCATCGACCTGAACCGAACCGGCACGCCGCTGTTGGAAATCGTCAGCGAACCGGACATGCGTTCACCGCTGGAAGCGAAGGCTTACCTGACCGAACTGAAACTGATCCTGGAGTACCTGGGCGTTTCGGACTGCAACATGCAGGAAGGGAGCCTTCGCGTTGACGCCAACGTCAACCTGCATCTACAGACGCCGGAAGGTAAGGTCGCGACGCCGATCGTCGAGATCAAGAATATGAACAGCTTCCGCGCCGTCGAGCGAGCGATCGCTTACGAAGCGGAGCGTCAGTACGAAGTCTGGCAAGAAACGAAACAGAAGATCGGCGACGTGCCGAAGCAGACTCGCGGCTGGGACGATCAGGCCCAAGTGACTCGCGGTCAGCGGCACAAGGAAGAATCGAGCGACTACCGCTACTTCCCGGAACCGGACCTCGCGCCGGTCACCACGACCGAAGCGGAAGTCGCCGCGGTCGCCGCTTCCCTCTGCGAGCTGCCGCGTCAGCTGCGCGAACGCTTGGAATCGCAGTACAAGATTCCGGCCTATGACGCCGACGTGATCGTCAATCAAGGGAAGAAGACGGTCGATTACTACGAATCGCTCGCCAAGCTCGGCGGCGACGGTAAGCTCGCGAGCAACTGGGTGCAGCAGGAAGTGCTCCGCATTCAGAAGGAACGGGGCATCGAGATCGAAGCGTTTCCGATTACCGCCGAACGTTTGGCCGGTCTGGTCAAAGCGGTCGCCGGCAAAGAGATCGACGGTACCCGCGCCAAAGACGTCTTCGCCGAGATGCTCGATTCGGGCAAGACGGCCGCTGACGTGATGAAGGAAATGGGGATCGAGAAGGTCGACGACTCGGAACTCGAAAACCTCTGCCGCGAATTGCTGGAAGCGAACCCGAAGGTCGTCTCCGACTTGAAAGAGGGAACGCTCAAAGCGGTCGGCGTGCTGATCGGTCAGGCGAAAAAGAAGAACCCGAATATCGATCCGGGCACCTTCCGTCAGATGTGCATTGATCTGGCCACCAAGATGTAAGTGGGGCGAGGATGACGTCGGGGATCATCACGCTGCTCACCGACTTCGGCGCCGATAGTCCTTACGTCGCCGAAATGAAGGGAGCGATCCTCGCGGTCTCTCGCCTGGCGACGATCGTCGATCTGACCCACAGCGTCGCGCCGCAAAATATCCGGCAGGGCGCCTATCTGCTCGACCGGACCTACCGCAGCTTTCCCTACGGAACGGTCCATGTCGCCGTCGTCGATCCCGGCGTCGGCAGCCAGCGGAAGATCATCGCGGCCGAGATCAACGGCCAGATCTTCGTTCTGCCCGATAACGGACTCCTCTCGGTCGTCGCCGCGTCTGGCGAAGCGACGCAGCTGCGTGAGGTCGCCAATCCGAAACTGTGGCGGCAAACGGTCTCGGCGACCTTCCATGGACGGGATGTGATGGGACCAGTCGGCGCTTATCTGGCGGCCGGGGGCCTGTGGGATGAAGTCGGCCCGCCGACGAGCGAAATCGCAAGGTTCGAGCTTCCCGCGGTTTCGCGCAAGGCCGGGCTGATCGATGGCGAAGTGATCTACGCCGATTCGTTTGGCAACCTGGTGACGAACATCACGCGAAATGACCTGGAAAGCGTCGAGATCCTCTCCATCGAGATCGATGGGCGACCCGTTGGACCGCTTTCTTCGACATATAGCGAGCAAAATACAGGTTCACCGATCGCACTGATCGGTTCGAGCGGTCAATTGGAGATCTCCATCGTCAGCGGGAGCGCATCCGCTTGGTTGGGGGGATCTTTTGCCGGGAAGGTGAAAATCGAAGTTAAGAGTTGACGGCTCTTCACTTTACGTATCGACAAGGCGCTTGGCGAATTCACGCAATCTGGCTAGAATCTGCCCAGACGCTCTTCTTCAAAACTCCACTCTCCCTTCATCCGAGGCTCGGCCTGTGGCGGCGAAACTAGTCGGCAGCATCACCGCAATTTCGGAATCAGGCGACCTCATCAGCGATATTTCGCATGATCAACTTGCCGATGCGCCGCGGGACGAAGGGACGACGGTCACCTGCGACGAACATCGTACGCTGGGGATCTACCCGGCCGACCATCAGCAGCCGGAGATGACCTACGTCGCGGTCCTGGGCAAGAGCGGCTTTCTGGAACTTTGCATCGTCGGCGAGAGCGCCGCGATGTTTCTCGGCATCCGCCCCGGCGCGAAAGTCGAGATTTCCTGGTAGGTTGGCGTAACGTTCTTGTTACGAAGCGGGTGGCACTGCTGGCTTGTCCAGCAGTGTGAACTGGGTGCCCGCTGCCCACTGCTGGACAAGCCAGCAGTGCCACCCTGTGATGTTTTGGCGATCTGATTCTCTGGCGATGAATTTAACTCCCGAGCAACTGCGCGAGTGGGACCGTAAAGCCCATTGGCATTCGTTTACGCAGATGGCCGAGTATGAGCCGCTGATCATCGAGCGCGGCGAAGGGTGCATGCTGTACGACATCGACGGCAACGCCTATCTCGACGGCGTCAGCAGTCTCTGGTGCAACACCTTCGGCCATCGCCATCCGAAGATCGACGCCGCGATCCGCGAACAATTGGACAAGGTGGCGCACGTCACCAATCTTGGTTGCTCCAGCGTACCGGCGATTGAGTTGTCCAAGCGGATTGTTGAGCTGACGCCGGGCGATCTCGATCACGTCTTCTTCGCGTGCGACGGTTCGTCGGCGGTCGAAGTGGCGCTGAAGATGGCGTTTCAGTATTGGCAGCAGCGCGAAGATCCGCGGCCGCAGAAGACCGGCTACATCGCGTTTCATGAAGCGTATCACGGCGATACGCTGGGAAGCGTCAGCGTTGGCGGCGTCGAGATGTTCCACGACATGTTCCGCCCCCTGCTCTTCTCGGTGCATCGCTTGCCGTCGCCTGACCGCGATCACTTGCCCGCTGGCGTGACGCCGAAGACTGCCTGCCAGTATTATCTGGACCAGTTGGAAGCGGTCCTGAAAGAGCATCACGAGACGCTTGCCGCGGTGGTGATCGAGCCGCTCGTGCAAGGCGCCGCCGGGATGCTGATGCAACCGGCAGGTTATCTTCGCGGTCTGCGTGAGCTGACGAACAGATACGACGTGCTGCTGATCTTTGACGAGATCGCCGTCGGGATGGGGCGAACCGGGACGATGTTCGCCTGTGAGCAGGAAGAGGTGACGCCTGACTTCCTCTGTCTCGGCAAAGGGCTGACCGGCGGTTATCTGCCGCTGAGCGTTACCGTGGCGCGGACCGAGATCTGGAACGCCTTCCTGGGAACCTACGCCGAGCGGAAGACCTTCTTTCACGGGCACACCTTCAGCGGCAACCCGCTGTTGTGCGCGACGGCCTTGGCGACGCTCGACGTCTTTGAGGAAGAGAAGATCCTGGAGCAGTTGCCGGCCAAGATCGCGCATCTCGAAAAGCGACTGGCCGAGCTGGCCGACCACCCGCATGTCGCCTCGGTACGACAATGCGGGCTGATCGTGGGGGTCGAGCTAATCGCCAACAAGGCGACGGGAGAAGCCTATCCCTGGACCGAACGCCGCGGGTGGCGAGCTTGCCGCCATGCGACGAAAAACGGGGTCTGGCTCCGTCCGCTGGGGAACGTGATCGTGATCATGCCGCCGCTGTCGATCACATTGGACGAGATTGACCGCATTGTGGACGCCGCAAAAGGGGGAATCGAGCATGCGGTCGCCCCTTGCGGGGAGTGACCATTCGTTAGAACATAAAGAGTTGGTTGCAATCGCTCTGCCAGTGCGGTTATGACGGTAGCTGATTTTGATTCTGGACTTGATGTAGGAAGCCGACGCCCATGGCTGGTGGAATTTCGCTCGATACGATTGCTAAGAAAGTGGAAAACGGCGATCGGCTGACGCTGGACGAAGGGGTTTACCTCTATCAGGACGACGTGCCGCTGAACGACGTCGCCGCGCTGGCCAATCTGGTTCGCGAGCGGAAGAACGGCAACTTCGGCTACTACAACATCAACACCCACCTGAACGCGACCAACATCTGCGTCTATCGCTGCAACTTCTGCGCGTTCCGGGCCGACCTGCGTGAACCGCGCGGCTACGTGATGAGCGACGAGCAGATCCTCGCTCGCGGTCAGGAAGCGGTCGACAACGGTTGCACCGAAATGCACATCGTCGGCGGTCTGCATCACCAGAAGAAATACGACTGGTACGTCAACTGTCTGAAGATCCTGCACGACGCGTTTCCGAACTTGCACCTGAAAGGTTGGACCGCGGTCGAGATCAACTGGTTTGAGTTCCTGACCAAGAAGTCGGTCGAAGCGGTGCTGACCGATCTCCTTGACGCAGGGCTTGGCAGCATGCCTGGCGGCGGCGCCGAGATCTTCCATCGCGAGATTCGCGACCAGATCTGCGAACACAAGGCGAACTCAAGCAAGTGGTTTGAAGTTCACGGCACGGCGCATAAGCTGGGTATCAAGACCAACGCGACGATGCTCTATGGCCATATCGAAAACGCTTACCATCGGATCGACCATCTGATTCGTCTGCGTGAGCAGCAAGATCTGACCGGCGGTTTCCAGACCTTCATCCCGCTGGCGTTCCATCCCGACAACACCGAGCTGGCCGCGCTCCGCAACTTGAAGAAGCCGTCGGTGCTGATGGACCTGCGGACGATGGCGATTTCGCGGTTGATGCTCGACAACTTCGACCACATCAAAGCGTATTGGATTATGCTCGGCATCGAGACCGCCCAGACGGCGCTTGCATACGGCGCTGACGACATCGACGGCACCGTTCGTCATGAACTGATCTATCACGACGCCGGGGCGACTACTCCGGAAGTTCTGTCGGTCGAAGACATTCGCCGCCTGATCACAGAAACGGGCCGCGAACCGGTCGAACGGGATACCCTCTATCGCCGCGTCGAACGCGACCCGGCCAATCCGTCGGCCTGGACGGTTGGCGAACAAGTTGCCGTCGGCAGCTAAAATTTGATCGACGAAACGGGTGGCACTGCTGGCTTGTCCAGCAGTGGAAAATTGGTACCCGGCGCCCACTGCTGGACAAGCCAGCAGTGCCACTCAATCGCATCAGATCGCAGGGTTGAATCGCGCTGCTCGGCAGTCGAGAATGGGAGGAACGTTTGCCGTTTCCCGCCCCGCTAGTTCCCGCCTGCTGAGAGTCTGATTCATGCGACTGATTCACGCCGCTTCGTTTGTGCTCGCTCTGCTCGTTTCTTCCGCTGCGGCCTTCGCCGCCGAGTATCAGACCGAAAAGGACATTCCGTATCGTGAGGGAGATAATCTCTCCGACTACGAAAAAGAACGTTGCAAGGTCGACGTCTATTATCCGGCCGACGAAAAAGGGTTCGCCACGGTCGTCTGGTTTCACGGCGGGGGAATCACCGGGGGCAGTAAGTCGGTTCCGAAAGAGCTGCAAGGGAAAGGCTTCGCCGTGGTCGCGGTCAACTATCGGCTGAGCCCGAAGGTGACGGCGCCGGCTTACATCGAAGACGCGGCCGCTGCGATCGCGTGGACCTTCAAAAACATCGAACGCTACGGCGGCGACCCGAACAAGATCTTCGTCAGCGGCTATTCGGCCGGCGGCTATTTGACCGGCATCGTCTGTCTCGACAAACGTTGGCTCGCCGCGCACGAAATTGACGCCGACAAATTGGCTGGCTTCGCTCCCTTGAGCGGTCAGATGTTCACGCACTTCACCATTCGCGCGGAACGTGGTATCGGACAGAACACGCCGATCATCGATGACCTGGCGCCCGCCTATTACCCGCGCAAGGAAACGCCGCCGATGTTGCTGGTCACCGGCGACCGTGAACTGGACATGCTAGGGCGTTACGAAGAGAACGCCTATCTCTGCAGAATGATGACGGGGTTGGGAAACAAGCAGGTGAAACTGCACGAAGTCGGCGGTTTCAATCACGGCACGGCAGTCCCGCCGGCGTTGCAACTGTTGGTGGAGTTCGTCAAGAAGCAGACGGGCGCCAAATAGGGGGCGAGAGTTCCATAGACGCTGGGCTCCGAGACGAACGCAAGCGGAGTTGCTCCTGAAACCCTTCCCCCGAAACGTTTCGGATGGAAGAATCGGGGCGGACGACTACGCCAGATCGCCGATCTCGAGCGATTTTCCGTACCGAATGTAGACCATTCGCCGCAGCTTTTCCCACTTGGCGTCGGCCAGGGCGGGGTCGGACGCAATGATCGATCGGGCGTCGGCCCGGGCCTTTTCCAGCAGTTCGGCGTCTCGCTGCAAGTCGGCGATCCGCAGCGGCGGCATCCCGTGTTGCTTGAAGCCGAAGAGGTCGCCGGGCCCACGCAGACGGAAGTCGAGTTCGGCCAACTCAAACCCGTCGGTCGACTTGGCGAGCGCTTCAAGCCGTTCGCGCGATTGGTCTGATTTCGGGTCGGCGAAGATGCAGAGGAAACCGGCATGACTGCCGCGGCTGATGCGACCGCGGAGTTGGTGGAGCTGCGCCAAGCCGAATCGCTCGCCCCCTTCGATCGTCATGACGACCGCGTTGGGAACGTCGACGCCGACTTCGATTACCGAGGTGGAGACGAGGACCTGGATCTCGGCGTCATGAAACCGCCGCATCGTTTCTTCTTTCTCTTCGGCGCTCATCCGGCCATGCAAGAGACCAAGACGAAACTCTTCCAACTCGCCGTTCGAGAGAGTTTCGAGCAGTTGCTCTGCACTGGCGCTATCGGCCGAAGACGATTCGTCGACCAGCGGCGCGACGACGTACCCTTGGCGTCCTTCCCGCAGTTTTTTCCGAAAGAACTCCCACCACTTCTCCCGTTCTTCTTCGGTGCCGATGTAGGTATGAACCGGCTGTCGACCTGGCGGAGCCTCGCGAATCGAAGAGACGTCGAGATCGCCAAAGAGAGACATCGCGATCGTCCGCGGAATCGGCGTCGCCGTCATCACCAGGTAATGCGGATCGAGCCCGGCGCCGCGAAGTAGGCCGCGCTGACGGACGCCGAACTTGTGCTGTTCGTCGATCACGACCAGGCCAAGTTGTTTGAACTCAATCTCGCCGGCGATCATCGCCTGGGTGCCGACCAGCAGTTGCACTTCGCCCGATGCGACCTCGGCCAGTAGCTCACGGCGCTGTTTCTCGGTAAGCGTGCCGGTCAGCAGGCCAACTTTGACCTGCGCCTTGGCGAGCAGCTTCCCTAGCGTCCGGGCATGTTGTCGAGCCAGAACTTCGGTCGGCGCCATCAGCGCCGCTTGCGATCCGGCGGCGACCGCGGCCAGCATCGCGTAGAGGGCGACGATCGTTTTGCCGGAGCCGACGTCTCCTTGCAGCATCCGGTTCATCGGAACGTCGAGCGCCATGTCTTTGGCGACTTCGGCGACCGCTTGGTTTTGCGCCTCGGTCAGTTCAAACGGGATCAGGCGGCGGATGCGCTCGTCGACGCGGCCGTCGATCGGGATCGGCAGCGAGTGCCGACTGGCGGTGAGTTGATAGCGCCGGACCGCCAGGGCGAGTTGCAGGACGAGCAGTTCCTGGTAGATGAACCGCCGCTGCGCCGCCGCTTTCGACTCGTGATCGTCCGGGGCATGGATCTGCAGAATCGCATCATGGACCGGCATCAGCCCATGCTCGTCGAGAAACGACTGCGGCAGGACCTCTTCGATTTCCTTGCGATAATCTTCAACCGCATGATGAACCAGTCTCCGCATCGCCCCTTGGCGGATCCCTTCGGTCAGCGGATAGACCGGCAAGATCTTGCCGCCGATCTCTTCCTGGGCTTCTTCCAGAACGTCGGCGATTGGGTGGGCCATTTCCCAGCGGAGCCCGTTCATCGTCGGCTTGCCGGAGAGAAGGACGCGGCTTCCTTCATTGAAACGGCGACGCAGGAACGGTTGATTGAACCAGACGGCACGCAGGTATTGATCGTCGCTGCGGATGAGCACGCCCAGGATCGAGCGCCCCGGTCCGGTGTTGCGGAGCGTCACCTCTTCGACGATCCCGATGACGCTCGCCGGTTCGTCTTCCACCAGCTGCGCGATCGGGACGACGTCGCGGACATCCTGGTAATCGCGGGGAAAGAAGAAGAGGAGGTCGAGCGCGGTGAAGATGTTGAGCTTCGCCAGCTTCTCGGCGCGTTGCGGCCCAACTCCCTTCAGATATTGAACGGGAGTACGAAGACGTTCGAGAGACGAATTGGCGCCAGGCGAGGACATGCTGGCTATTTTAACGAACCGCGCCGCCAATGCGACGCCGTTTGCATCGCAAAACGATCGAGACACTAGCCCGCAGCGCAAGCGAGGGAATGCGGTTGGAAATGCCAACGTGGTTCGAAGTAGCCAAGCGCATTCCCTCGCTTGCGCTGCGGGCTAGTGTTTGGGCTTAGCGAAACTTCTGGCTCGCTTCGACCGCTAGTTCGTCGCAGCGTTCGTTTTCGGGGTGGCCGCTGTGGCCGGCGACGCGGGTATATTTCACCTGGTGGGTCAGCAGCAATTCGTCGAGGCGGCGCCAGAGCTCTTCGTTCTTGACCGGCTTCCACGCTTTGCCTTCTTTGCGCCGCCAGCCGTTTTGCTTCCACTTCGGCATCCACTCGGTCATCCCTTTGCCGACGTAGACGCTGTCGGTGAAGAGTTCGACGCGGCAAGGACGCGTGAGGGTTCCCAGTCCTTCAATCACCGCTTGCAGTTCCATGCGGTTGTTGGTTGATTCGGACTC is part of the Blastopirellula sediminis genome and harbors:
- a CDS encoding adenosylmethionine-8-amino-7-oxononanoate aminotransferase, with protein sequence MAAKLVGSITAISESGDLISDISHDQLADAPRDEGTTVTCDEHRTLGIYPADHQQPEMTYVAVLGKSGFLELCIVGESAAMFLGIRPGAKVEISW
- the rpmB gene encoding 50S ribosomal protein L28, giving the protein MAKACEICGKGPQVGNQVTLRGKAKYLGGVGTKITGITRRKFKPNLQAVKVVTPGGTHKTQQVCAQCIRSGRVKKVVRHKPFKLPSEEKAAK
- the gatC gene encoding Asp-tRNA(Asn)/Glu-tRNA(Gln) amidotransferase subunit GatC, whose translation is MSLSQHEVKKVSLLARLLLTEEELTTMTGQISDIVGYVEQLNELDTTDVEPMAHAVEQFNVFAADEVAPSLSRDEALANAPKRDDECFRVPAVLGE
- the bioA gene encoding adenosylmethionine--8-amino-7-oxononanoate transaminase; translation: MNLTPEQLREWDRKAHWHSFTQMAEYEPLIIERGEGCMLYDIDGNAYLDGVSSLWCNTFGHRHPKIDAAIREQLDKVAHVTNLGCSSVPAIELSKRIVELTPGDLDHVFFACDGSSAVEVALKMAFQYWQQREDPRPQKTGYIAFHEAYHGDTLGSVSVGGVEMFHDMFRPLLFSVHRLPSPDRDHLPAGVTPKTACQYYLDQLEAVLKEHHETLAAVVIEPLVQGAAGMLMQPAGYLRGLRELTNRYDVLLIFDEIAVGMGRTGTMFACEQEEVTPDFLCLGKGLTGGYLPLSVTVARTEIWNAFLGTYAERKTFFHGHTFSGNPLLCATALATLDVFEEEKILEQLPAKIAHLEKRLAELADHPHVASVRQCGLIVGVELIANKATGEAYPWTERRGWRACRHATKNGVWLRPLGNVIVIMPPLSITLDEIDRIVDAAKGGIEHAVAPCGE
- the rnhA gene encoding ribonuclease HI, with amino-acid sequence MPFEPEVALYTDGACSGNPGPGGWAFILRHLASGKEMEGSGGESESTNNRMELQAVIEGLGTLTRPCRVELFTDSVYVGKGMTEWMPKWKQNGWRRKEGKAWKPVKNEELWRRLDELLLTHQVKYTRVAGHSGHPENERCDELAVEASQKFR
- a CDS encoding Asp-tRNA(Asn)/Glu-tRNA(Gln) amidotransferase subunit GatA, producing MSLIHASAAQLLTQLESGEITSVELTKACLAQIDAADKEVGAFLKVMTDSALEQAESVDARRKKGEKLGRLAGIPVAIKDLLCTKGEVTTCASKMLENFVPPYDATVITKLKAADAVLIGKTNMDEFAMGGSTENSALGKTRNPWNLKCVPGGSSGGAAACLAASMAPLSIGTDTGGSIRQPASFCGVVGLKPTYGVVSRYGLIAFASSLDQIGPMARSAEDTAILLEAIAGYDAKDSTSANVKTPAYSQSVKQPLKGLRLGVVKEHFGEGLDSEVEASVREAINVYKSLGATVTDVSLPHSKYGIAVYYIIAPSEASSNLARFDGAHYGHRCDEAKMLEQLAKERAALEASGDEKLLGGLDTSLVRMYRQSRAEGFGPEVKRRIMLGTYTLSAGYYDAYYLKALKVRRLIRQDYDAAFKNVDLVIGPTAPTPSFEAGTKTDDPLAMYLGDLYTVTANLAGIGGISLPCGFSKSGMPIGIQLQGPPLAEERLLQAAHMYQTATDWHERRPELS
- the mqnE gene encoding aminofutalosine synthase MqnE, encoding MAGGISLDTIAKKVENGDRLTLDEGVYLYQDDVPLNDVAALANLVRERKNGNFGYYNINTHLNATNICVYRCNFCAFRADLREPRGYVMSDEQILARGQEAVDNGCTEMHIVGGLHHQKKYDWYVNCLKILHDAFPNLHLKGWTAVEINWFEFLTKKSVEAVLTDLLDAGLGSMPGGGAEIFHREIRDQICEHKANSSKWFEVHGTAHKLGIKTNATMLYGHIENAYHRIDHLIRLREQQDLTGGFQTFIPLAFHPDNTELAALRNLKKPSVLMDLRTMAISRLMLDNFDHIKAYWIMLGIETAQTALAYGADDIDGTVRHELIYHDAGATTPEVLSVEDIRRLITETGREPVERDTLYRRVERDPANPSAWTVGEQVAVGS
- the gatB gene encoding Asp-tRNA(Asn)/Glu-tRNA(Gln) amidotransferase subunit GatB gives rise to the protein MSESPYEIIIGLEVHVQLATQTKLFCRCSTKYGAPPNTQTCPVCLAMPGTLPVMNRHAFELAMQTACALNLEIPRFTKWDRKNYYYPDLPKGYQISQYDLPMSQNGYLLISDPKGQFEPRKVRIIRAHLEEDAGKSMHDEAAGKADSRIDLNRTGTPLLEIVSEPDMRSPLEAKAYLTELKLILEYLGVSDCNMQEGSLRVDANVNLHLQTPEGKVATPIVEIKNMNSFRAVERAIAYEAERQYEVWQETKQKIGDVPKQTRGWDDQAQVTRGQRHKEESSDYRYFPEPDLAPVTTTEAEVAAVAASLCELPRQLRERLESQYKIPAYDADVIVNQGKKTVDYYESLAKLGGDGKLASNWVQQEVLRIQKERGIEIEAFPITAERLAGLVKAVAGKEIDGTRAKDVFAEMLDSGKTAADVMKEMGIEKVDDSELENLCRELLEANPKVVSDLKEGTLKAVGVLIGQAKKKNPNIDPGTFRQMCIDLATKM
- a CDS encoding alpha/beta hydrolase is translated as MRLIHAASFVLALLVSSAAAFAAEYQTEKDIPYREGDNLSDYEKERCKVDVYYPADEKGFATVVWFHGGGITGGSKSVPKELQGKGFAVVAVNYRLSPKVTAPAYIEDAAAAIAWTFKNIERYGGDPNKIFVSGYSAGGYLTGIVCLDKRWLAAHEIDADKLAGFAPLSGQMFTHFTIRAERGIGQNTPIIDDLAPAYYPRKETPPMLLVTGDRELDMLGRYEENAYLCRMMTGLGNKQVKLHEVGGFNHGTAVPPALQLLVEFVKKQTGAK
- a CDS encoding SAM hydrolase/SAM-dependent halogenase family protein, translated to MTSGIITLLTDFGADSPYVAEMKGAILAVSRLATIVDLTHSVAPQNIRQGAYLLDRTYRSFPYGTVHVAVVDPGVGSQRKIIAAEINGQIFVLPDNGLLSVVAASGEATQLREVANPKLWRQTVSATFHGRDVMGPVGAYLAAGGLWDEVGPPTSEIARFELPAVSRKAGLIDGEVIYADSFGNLVTNITRNDLESVEILSIEIDGRPVGPLSSTYSEQNTGSPIALIGSSGQLEISIVSGSASAWLGGSFAGKVKIEVKS
- the recG gene encoding ATP-dependent DNA helicase RecG codes for the protein MSSPGANSSLERLRTPVQYLKGVGPQRAEKLAKLNIFTALDLLFFFPRDYQDVRDVVPIAQLVEDEPASVIGIVEEVTLRNTGPGRSILGVLIRSDDQYLRAVWFNQPFLRRRFNEGSRVLLSGKPTMNGLRWEMAHPIADVLEEAQEEIGGKILPVYPLTEGIRQGAMRRLVHHAVEDYRKEIEEVLPQSFLDEHGLMPVHDAILQIHAPDDHESKAAAQRRFIYQELLVLQLALAVRRYQLTASRHSLPIPIDGRVDERIRRLIPFELTEAQNQAVAEVAKDMALDVPMNRMLQGDVGSGKTIVALYAMLAAVAAGSQAALMAPTEVLARQHARTLGKLLAKAQVKVGLLTGTLTEKQRRELLAEVASGEVQLLVGTQAMIAGEIEFKQLGLVVIDEQHKFGVRQRGLLRGAGLDPHYLVMTATPIPRTIAMSLFGDLDVSSIREAPPGRQPVHTYIGTEEEREKWWEFFRKKLREGRQGYVVAPLVDESSSADSASAEQLLETLSNGELEEFRLGLLHGRMSAEEKEETMRRFHDAEIQVLVSTSVIEVGVDVPNAVVMTIEGGERFGLAQLHQLRGRISRGSHAGFLCIFADPKSDQSRERLEALAKSTDGFELAELDFRLRGPGDLFGFKQHGMPPLRIADLQRDAELLEKARADARSIIASDPALADAKWEKLRRMVYIRYGKSLEIGDLA